The Pantoea vagans genome includes a window with the following:
- a CDS encoding replication protein, with protein MADLSNGYTKVANEIQKLKPRLKLSGREWQCFEAVIWLTYGWNKKQDRVTNTVIAELTGLSDTHVSDAIKSLAERNIIFSHKQGMMKLVGVNTEISAWILDKPETGTKFPKPGKSFPKSGKTFPKTVATQYKNKNINKNTTSENSFESSDSPLKQLPALRPDAAVQSPKGDKWGTADDLKAAEWIFTKVLIVSPTAQEPNWPAWSNDIRLMRNALKCTHHEICELFKWANTDAFWQTNVMSPVKLREKWDTLKAQMNQSNRNRHASAPQESTHHWNSREAWENEFL; from the coding sequence ATGGCCGACCTGTCCAACGGGTATACCAAGGTCGCCAACGAGATTCAGAAGCTTAAACCGCGCCTCAAATTATCGGGTCGGGAATGGCAATGTTTTGAAGCGGTGATATGGCTCACTTACGGATGGAACAAAAAGCAGGACAGGGTAACGAACACTGTGATTGCTGAGTTGACGGGGCTGAGCGACACGCACGTATCGGATGCTATCAAATCTCTGGCAGAGAGAAATATCATCTTCAGCCATAAGCAGGGGATGATGAAACTTGTAGGGGTAAATACTGAAATTTCAGCGTGGATTTTAGACAAACCGGAAACGGGAACAAAATTCCCGAAACCGGGAAAATCCTTCCCGAAATCAGGAAAAACCTTCCCGAAAACGGTAGCCACCCAATATAAGAACAAGAACATTAATAAAAACACTACGTCTGAGAATTCTTTCGAATCCTCAGACTCACCCCTTAAGCAGCTTCCTGCTCTTCGTCCTGATGCAGCTGTACAGTCACCGAAAGGCGATAAGTGGGGTACAGCCGACGACCTGAAAGCGGCAGAGTGGATTTTCACGAAGGTACTCATCGTCTCTCCGACAGCTCAGGAGCCTAACTGGCCAGCTTGGTCTAACGATATTCGCCTGATGCGCAATGCGCTGAAGTGCACCCATCATGAAATCTGCGAATTGTTCAAATGGGCTAACACCGATGCCTTCTGGCAAACCAATGTCATGAGTCCTGTAAAGCTTCGCGAAAAGTGGGACACGCTTAAGGCTCAGATGAACCAATCAAACCGCAACCGACATGCATCTGCGCCACAAGAGTCCACTCATCACTGGAACAGCCGCGAGGCCTGGGAGAATGAATTTCTATGA
- a CDS encoding YbcN family protein, with product MADISNKGVRLHKSNFLDVGQQLLPLLESGECYRLILRPWKEKRSLSQNNLAHMWFGEISEYLIKSGRIDATPEWVKRNLKRTYLGCEEITYTDFVTGEKVTTYEPRHTSSLDTGDMHFFLNQVEKWCGQFGLSLTIPHDSEYQKLKDNQNG from the coding sequence ATGGCCGACATCTCAAATAAAGGGGTTCGGTTGCACAAATCGAACTTCCTCGACGTGGGGCAACAGTTACTGCCTTTGCTCGAATCTGGCGAATGCTACCGGCTAATACTCAGGCCTTGGAAAGAAAAACGTAGCCTTTCGCAGAACAACCTGGCCCATATGTGGTTTGGCGAAATCAGCGAATACCTCATTAAGTCCGGCCGTATCGATGCCACACCTGAATGGGTAAAGCGCAACCTCAAAAGAACTTACCTGGGCTGTGAAGAAATCACTTACACCGACTTCGTTACCGGCGAGAAGGTCACCACCTACGAACCACGCCACACTTCCAGCCTCGATACCGGAGACATGCATTTCTTCCTGAATCAGGTTGAAAAGTGGTGCGGGCAGTTCGGGCTGTCACTGACCATTCCCCACGATAGCGAATATCAAAAACTGAAGGACAATCAAAATGGCTAA
- a CDS encoding YoaK family small membrane protein: MKIGYLFPVAIIVAGITLLVWFIASGAYAPGG; the protein is encoded by the coding sequence ATGAAAATTGGATATCTGTTTCCAGTAGCGATCATTGTTGCTGGTATAACACTTCTGGTGTGGTTCATCGCAAGTGGAGCTTATGCGCCAGGCGGCTAA
- a CDS encoding phage holin, translating into MKIMPDKLASGASYCVSGTLVCGGSVSQWIHDLDWNQIAVISGVVIGIATFLVNLYYKNRQTRAYEAALRRGYVPNPPQDQ; encoded by the coding sequence ATGAAAATTATGCCTGACAAACTTGCATCAGGTGCCAGCTATTGCGTCTCTGGCACGCTGGTCTGCGGAGGTAGTGTGTCGCAATGGATTCATGACCTCGACTGGAACCAGATTGCAGTAATCAGCGGCGTGGTAATCGGTATCGCCACCTTCCTGGTGAATCTGTATTACAAAAATCGGCAGACACGTGCTTATGAAGCCGCTCTGCGTCGTGGATACGTTCCAAACCCACCACAGGATCAGTAA
- a CDS encoding Cro/CI family transcriptional regulator: MERLPLSDFVSRNGQEKAAEIFNVRQSAISKALSSGRNITVTILENGKVIAEELKPFPSSKRDVQAA; encoded by the coding sequence ATGGAAAGATTGCCTCTATCAGATTTCGTCTCCCGAAACGGGCAAGAAAAGGCAGCTGAAATCTTCAATGTTCGCCAAAGCGCCATAAGTAAAGCTCTTTCATCAGGGAGAAATATCACCGTAACCATTCTCGAAAATGGCAAGGTGATTGCTGAGGAACTTAAGCCGTTCCCTAGTAGTAAGCGTGACGTACAAGCCGCATAA
- a CDS encoding replication protein P codes for MRQLVSAIQKRDSSALARMAGDGPPPVERGVHEDVERLVDALFTNLKQVFPASVSTAWKRPEDEAAAKRQWIAAFAENGIHNRQQLSAGMREARASGSPFLPSPGEFIAWCKKGSFFAAGLPDEDMLYSLVMTYCARRGGYVTAEDYPWGSNAEYWMVTGLYSMMRANNLSEPELRVKCRSELRKMSQRIEAGEEIPEPRKQLLKLSIPSTNEKAQEGIAMLRATLKRGKS; via the coding sequence ATGAGACAACTCGTATCAGCAATTCAAAAACGTGACAGTAGCGCGCTGGCCCGCATGGCTGGTGATGGACCGCCACCTGTCGAACGCGGTGTACACGAAGACGTGGAACGTCTGGTTGATGCGCTATTCACCAACCTGAAGCAGGTCTTCCCGGCATCAGTAAGCACCGCCTGGAAGCGTCCGGAAGACGAAGCAGCAGCCAAGCGCCAGTGGATCGCCGCTTTCGCAGAGAACGGCATTCACAATCGCCAGCAACTTTCAGCCGGTATGCGTGAAGCGCGTGCCAGCGGTTCGCCTTTCCTGCCGTCACCTGGTGAGTTCATCGCATGGTGCAAGAAGGGCTCATTTTTCGCTGCTGGGCTGCCAGACGAAGACATGCTGTATTCGCTTGTGATGACCTACTGCGCCAGACGCGGCGGTTACGTTACGGCAGAAGACTATCCGTGGGGCAGCAACGCCGAATACTGGATGGTCACCGGCCTGTACAGCATGATGCGAGCTAACAATCTGAGTGAACCCGAACTACGCGTGAAATGCCGCTCTGAGCTGCGCAAGATGTCACAGCGCATCGAAGCTGGAGAAGAAATACCCGAGCCGCGTAAGCAGCTGTTAAAGCTCTCTATCCCATCAACTAACGAGAAAGCGCAGGAAGGCATTGCGATGCTCCGTGCCACCCTGAAGCGAGGTAAGTCATGA
- a CDS encoding recombination protein NinG, whose protein sequence is MPEERKIPKVRKCRICKKRYKPLTLYQWWCCDEHQDELINHLATAARKKRIQQQDKFRKKEAQQETRHLKIRKLALQPLRHFHKQAQAAFNEFIRTRDAAAPCISCGRFHDGKYDAGHYRTRGASPATRYDETNCHKQCVPCNQHLSGNIENYTPNLIKKIGQDAFDRLMGPHPISKWTREELQELAAHYRQKTRELIAQRSEAA, encoded by the coding sequence ATGCCTGAAGAAAGGAAAATACCTAAAGTGCGTAAATGCAGAATATGTAAAAAGCGCTATAAGCCTCTTACTCTTTATCAGTGGTGGTGTTGCGATGAGCACCAGGACGAACTGATAAACCATCTCGCAACAGCAGCCAGAAAGAAACGGATACAGCAGCAGGACAAGTTCAGAAAGAAAGAAGCACAGCAGGAAACACGCCACCTCAAGATTCGCAAGTTAGCACTACAGCCCCTCAGACACTTCCACAAACAAGCTCAAGCCGCCTTCAACGAGTTTATCCGCACCCGCGATGCCGCCGCTCCATGCATAAGTTGCGGTCGCTTTCACGATGGAAAATATGATGCTGGTCATTACCGTACCCGCGGTGCATCGCCGGCCACACGTTATGACGAAACCAACTGCCATAAGCAGTGCGTTCCCTGCAATCAGCACCTCTCAGGAAACATCGAAAACTACACGCCAAACCTGATTAAGAAAATTGGGCAGGATGCTTTCGATCGCCTTATGGGGCCACACCCTATTAGCAAGTGGACGCGGGAAGAGTTGCAGGAACTAGCAGCACACTACCGTCAAAAGACACGCGAGCTGATCGCACAAAGGAGCGAAGCAGCATGA
- a CDS encoding CII family transcriptional regulator, whose protein sequence is MDSARNSKLINEVETELRSRLTHKGQRVLADEAGWHESKVSRLNLRDMATVFVLLEKVWETSLIAEVARQAVAAAMGKEKAPNCGNSFSA, encoded by the coding sequence ATGGACAGTGCAAGAAACAGCAAGTTAATCAATGAAGTGGAAACAGAACTCCGATCTCGCCTGACACACAAAGGCCAGCGTGTTTTGGCTGATGAAGCTGGATGGCATGAATCGAAAGTAAGCCGCTTAAACCTGCGCGATATGGCAACGGTTTTCGTGCTGCTGGAGAAGGTATGGGAAACGAGCCTGATCGCAGAGGTTGCCCGACAAGCGGTAGCTGCTGCGATGGGAAAAGAAAAAGCGCCGAACTGCGGGAACAGTTTCAGCGCCTGA
- a CDS encoding LexA family protein — MKKKPLTPEQVADALRLKAIFESKKKELGWSQETLAEHIGMGQSGIAQLLNGSNAIGASHAAKLAKALKVTVEDFSPSIALEIKEMNESLMGSSVVRTHYEYPLFTYVQAGDFSEVGSYTVRDAKAHVPTTKKASEKAFWLEVKGHSMTAPQGVRPSFPEGMLILVDPAEDVESGDFCIASANGDSEVTFKKYEKDAGVSYLVPLNPAYRTLDCDHSCRIIGKVVKAQWPEETFG, encoded by the coding sequence ATGAAAAAGAAGCCATTAACACCTGAACAAGTCGCTGACGCCTTAAGGCTTAAAGCGATCTTTGAAAGCAAGAAAAAAGAACTTGGATGGTCTCAGGAGACCTTAGCCGAGCACATCGGCATGGGACAAAGCGGCATAGCTCAGTTACTAAATGGATCCAATGCAATTGGAGCTTCGCATGCTGCAAAGCTTGCAAAGGCATTGAAGGTGACGGTTGAAGATTTCAGCCCCTCGATAGCTCTTGAGATAAAAGAGATGAACGAGTCACTTATGGGCTCGTCTGTAGTTAGAACTCATTATGAATACCCGCTGTTTACATACGTACAAGCTGGTGATTTCTCTGAGGTAGGAAGCTATACAGTAAGAGATGCAAAGGCGCACGTTCCGACTACTAAAAAGGCCAGTGAGAAAGCTTTTTGGTTAGAAGTTAAAGGTCATTCTATGACTGCCCCGCAAGGAGTGCGCCCTAGCTTTCCAGAAGGGATGCTAATCCTAGTTGATCCAGCAGAGGATGTTGAGTCTGGAGACTTCTGCATTGCCTCAGCAAACGGTGATAGTGAAGTAACTTTCAAGAAGTACGAAAAAGATGCCGGTGTTAGCTATCTGGTACCGCTGAATCCTGCCTATCGAACGCTGGATTGCGATCACAGCTGTCGCATCATCGGCAAGGTGGTTAAGGCTCAGTGGCCGGAAGAGACGTTTGGATAG
- a CDS encoding ParB/RepB/Spo0J family partition protein, with protein sequence MSSLSLHYKGKEKNGTETTVKKTFLVPLAELYIEPGYNVREIDQAHIEEFRDAYIAGEFVPPLAVQVTDKGIKIIDGHHRYHGALLATESGTEIPRLECKDFSGTEADRIAFMVTSSQGKPLTSLERAAAYQRLENQGWSVSEIASKVKRSVADVDHHLQLLTCGDELIGMVKTGEVAPSTAVALAREHGPNAGSIASEQMAKAKAAGKKKLSLSAAIPKFSATKARRLAELISDAQSGESAEGHSILYIDSKSVQEVMAILTDYRAGTPGKWEDS encoded by the coding sequence ATGAGTAGTTTATCACTGCATTACAAGGGCAAAGAAAAGAACGGCACCGAGACCACGGTTAAGAAAACGTTTCTGGTACCGCTGGCGGAACTGTACATCGAGCCGGGTTACAACGTGCGTGAAATCGACCAGGCACACATCGAAGAATTCCGCGATGCGTATATCGCTGGAGAATTTGTCCCGCCTCTGGCGGTGCAGGTAACTGACAAGGGCATCAAGATCATCGATGGTCACCACCGCTATCACGGTGCGCTTCTGGCTACAGAATCCGGTACAGAAATTCCCCGCCTTGAGTGCAAAGACTTTTCCGGTACCGAAGCCGATCGCATTGCCTTCATGGTTACCAGTAGCCAGGGCAAGCCGCTGACTTCACTGGAACGCGCAGCAGCTTATCAGCGTCTGGAAAATCAGGGTTGGTCAGTGAGCGAAATCGCCAGCAAGGTAAAGCGATCTGTGGCCGATGTTGATCACCACCTTCAGCTTCTGACATGTGGTGATGAGCTAATAGGCATGGTTAAGACTGGCGAAGTTGCACCGTCTACCGCTGTGGCTCTGGCTCGTGAGCATGGTCCTAATGCCGGAAGCATAGCATCCGAGCAGATGGCAAAAGCTAAAGCGGCTGGAAAGAAAAAACTGTCGCTTAGTGCGGCCATTCCTAAATTTAGTGCAACCAAAGCACGTCGCCTGGCTGAGCTCATTTCTGATGCTCAAAGTGGGGAAAGTGCTGAAGGTCATTCAATTCTTTATATCGATTCAAAGAGCGTACAAGAAGTCATGGCGATCTTAACTGACTATCGCGCTGGTACTCCCGGTAAGTGGGAGGATTCATGA